The genomic region AGGCTATCAGCTCTTTCACCGGGTTAACCGTTCCCAACACGTTTGAAACATGCGTTACCGCAAGCATGCGCGTGCGACTGTCGATAAGGGATGGCAAGGATGACAGATCCAGTTCACCCGTTTCGCTAAGGGGGATAAAACGGACTTCCGCACCGATTCGTTGGGCGACCATCTGCCAGGGAACGATATTAGCGTGATGCTCCATGGCAGTGATAAGAATATTATCTCCCGGCTGCAGCTGACTTCCCCCCCAGCTTGAAGCAACAAGGTTAATCGCTTCAGTAGTGCCTTTGGCGAAAACGATCTCTTCCGCTGAGGCGGCATTAAGAAAAGCAGCCGCCTGCACACGCACATTTTCCATCTCAGTTGTAGCTTCGCCACTTAACGTATGAATACCCCGATGAACCGCAGCGTACCCGTGCTGATAGAAATGGCTTTCTGCCTCGATAACCGCTAACGGTTTCTGGGCGCTGGCGGCACTGTCCAGATAAGCCAGAGGCTGACCATTGACTTCCCTTGCCAGTACGGGAAAATCATCCCTGATGCGCGCCAGGTCAAAACTCATTTAATGCCTCCGGGGAAGCGATGCGCGATGCGCTGCATCACGGCGTTCTTCAGCACTTCATCGGTAATGGCTTCCGTTAGCTCTGCGGCGAACGCATAAATGATCATGCGTTGGGCAGATGCTTCGCTGATACCGCGAGCACGCAGATAAAACATCTGCTCGTCGTCAATACGACCAATAGTCGCTCCGTGGCTACATTTCACATCGTCAGCGTAGATTTCCAGCTGGGGTTTGGTATCCACTTCAGCGAGCCGTCCTAACAACAGGTTGTTGTTAGTCATCTGCCCATCCGTTTTCAGCGCATATTTCGCCACTTTAATATGTCCATTGAACACAGCTCGCGCTTTATCACGCACGATGGTCTTATGCATCTGACGGCTCAGGCAGTGGCCCTTATTATGTTCAAGATAGGTGCGGCTGTCACACACCTCTTTTTCCACGGGCAGCATCAGGCTATTAATGCCCAGCTCGCTGCCCTCACCGTTAAGCTGCACGCTGGTGTTATGACGAGCCAAACCGCTACCAAGCAGGAAAGTATCGCTTTGCACTCGCGCATCACGACCAATAACCAGATCGTTATGCGAGAAGTGATAGCTGCTGGTATGTTCAAAAGCCAGTTTGTAGTGATTCAAAACGGCGTTATTACCCACGGCTGCGGTAAAACGCGCACCAGTGAAATGCGAGGCTTCGTCGAGGCTGACATAGTGCTCAATTACCGTGGCACTGGCTGCCTCACCCAGCTGCAAATGGTGACGATAATGTGACGTGTTCATCTGTGACGGAGCGCTACCGCTGCTGATATGCAAAAGATACAGCGCCCGCGCTGCTGTCTTTCCACGCGGCAGATGAATGGTGGTCACCTCGTCTGCCAGGCTTTCCGTCAGGTGCAAGAAAACTTCAGGCTGCACCGGCGTACTCAGCTCGCGCCGGTCAGACGTGCGAGAAACCTGGATATTAAAAAGATCGAGGGTTTTATCGCTTAATTCCGCATTGAAACGTCCATCAACAAACACCAACTTTACCGCGTCAATATTGAGCACCAGCCCGGCAACATCACTTGCGCTAAGGCCTGACGCAGCGGGCAAAACAAAGTGCTGCGCCAGCAGGCCATCAAGCGGCGTATATTTCCAGTTTTCATGCTTTCGCGTCGGCAAGCCTAAGCGCAACACCTGCTGCCAGTGCTGTTGGGCCTGCATTGAGCGATGCTCTCTGCTGCTCTCAAACAGGTGATGCCACTCCTGCAGAGCATTTTCATTACTCCTGGTCGGTAAGCCAGCCATAGCCTTGCTCCTCCAGTTGTTTCACCAACGTAAAGTCGCCCGACTTCACGATTTTTCCCTGATATAACACGTGGACGAAGTCAGGTTTGATGTAATCAAGAATGCGCTGGTAATGCGTAACAATGATAAATGAGCGCTTACCGTCACGCAGGGTATTTACGCCACCCGCAACGATTTTCAGGGCGTCGATATCCAGACCGGAGTCAGTTTCATCAAGAATACAAAGTTCAGGCTCCAGCGCCGCCATCTGCAAAATATCGTTGCGTTTTTTCTCACCACCGGAGAAACCAACGTTGACGGAACGCGTCAGCAAATCCTCAGGCATTTTCAGCAGCTGGATTTTATCCTCGATAAAATCCTGGAAATCGAAACGATCAAGCGCTTCACTGTTGCGATATTTGCGTACGGCGTTGACTGCCGTTTGCAGGAAAAACTGATTGCTCACGCCGGGGATTTCGACCGGATACTGGAAGGCCATGAAAATACCCTCACCGGCACGATCTTCCGGGGAAAGCTCCAGCAAATCTTTCCCTTTGAAATGCACCGAACCACCAGTGATTTCATACTCTTCACGTCCCGCTAACGTGGCTGAGAGGGTGCTTTTACCCGAACCATTTGGTCCCATAATCGCATGAACCTCGCCCGGCTTAACCTCAAGATTCAGTCCGCACAGGATCGCTTTATCTTCAATACTTACCTGTAGATCTTTAATACTTAACATAGTGTTTCCTGAGCAATACGTTGCAGCATTGCACTGAATGATCATATGCGTGGCGGTTAACCCACGCTGTGTTCGAGACTGATTGCCAGCAATTTTTGTGCCTCAACGGCGAATTCCAGCGGGAGTTCAGAAAAAACGTCCTTACAGAAACCATTCACAATCATTGAAATGGCGTCGTCTTCACTGATACCGCGTTGCAGACAATAAAATAACTGGTCTTCACCGATCCGTGATGTGGTTGCTTCATGTTCAAGCTGCGCCGTATTGTTGCGCGCCTCCACGTAAGGGAACGTGTGCGCACCACATTCAGCACCAATCAGCATGGAGTCACACTGGGTAAAATTGCGCGCATTTGTCGCGGTGGGCATAATTTTTACCAGGCCACGATAGGTATTCTGGCTTTTCCCGGCTGAGATGCCTTTAGAGATAATGGTTGATTTGGTATTTTTGCCGATGTGAATCATCTTGGTGCCGGTATCCGCCTGCTGATGACCGCTGGTCAGCGCCACCGAGAAAAACTCGCCAATCGAATTATCACCGCGCAGGATAACGCTTGGGTATTTCCAGGTAATCGCAGATCCGGTTTCCGACTGCGTCCACGACATCTTGCTGTTCTCGCCTTCGCACAGCGCACGCTTGGTAACGAAGTTCAGGATACCGCCTTCAGATTCACCACCGGAGAACCAGTTCTGTACGGTTGAATATTTCACTTCTGCATCTTTGTGAATAATAACTTCAACCACCGCCGCGTGAAGCTGATAGCTGTCGCGCACAGGCGCAGAGCAGCCTTCGATGTAACTGACGTAGCTACCTTCATCGGCGATTAAAATAGTGCGCTCAAACTGACCCGTTTTCGCCGCATTAATACGGAAATAGGTGGAGAGTTCCATTGGGCAGCGCACGCCCTTTGGAATGTAAACGAACGTGCCGTCCGAGGCTACCGCGGAGTTGAGTGCAGCAAAAAAGTTATCGTTAGCGGGCACCACGGTGCCGAGATACTGTTTAACCAGCTCAGGGTGATCGTGAATGGCTTCGCCAAATGAGCAAAAAATAATGCCCTGCTCGGCCAGCTTACTGCGGTAAGTTGTCGAAACAGAAACGGAGTCGAAAATTGCATCGACCGCAACTTCCTGGCCTTCACGAACCGGAACACCCAATTGCTTAAAGGCGTTTTCCACTTCTTCGGTGAGGTAGTTAGGAGTCTGAACACCAGAGGTTTGTTGAGCGCCCGGTTCTGAAGCACAACTGTCATCACAGTTTCCACAGGACGGCGCGGAATAATAACTGTAGTCCTGGTAGTTCAGTGATGTGTAGTTGGCTTTTAACCAGTGCGGCTCTTCCATTTCCAGCCAGGCCGCAAAGGCTCTCAGGCGGAAATCCAGCATCCACTCCGGCTCGTTGCGCTTTGCAGAAATTGCACGCACAACGTCTTCGCTGATGCCATGTTCAAACTCTTCAGTCTGCAGCTGAGTGAAGAAACCCTCTTTGTATTTCTGGTGGTTTCCTTCCCAGACCTGCACGTCGTCTGATGTTTCAGTGTTTCGGGACATAAATTTTACTCAACGCCAAAGCTCTCACCACAGCCACAGGCGTGTTGAGCTTTAGGATTATTAAATTTGAAAATCTGATTGAGGCCTTCACGAACGAAATCAACTTCCGTTCCGTCTATGAACGGCATAGCCTGCAAAGGCACATACAGTGTTGCTCCCTGATGGGTATACACCAGATCGTCATCTGCAGGATTTTTAATTAGATCCATGGTGTAGCCGAACCCGGCACAACCCGATGTTTTCACGCCCAGTTTAAGTCCCTTTATTTCTGGATCGCTTCCAGCCAGGGAAATAATTTGCCTTGCTGCGCTGTCAGTAATCGTAAGACCTTTCCAGATGAAATCATCAGGAGAAAAAGAATCTGTCGTTGCTGATGACATAATATTACCTCGCGAGTCGATAGCCCTGCGGGCTAATGCCCCTATGTTAGTGATATTGATTGTCTCTTCAACCTCTTGTTTTGCAGGGATTAGCGGAAGAAGGTGATTTTAAGGCCTTTTAATGTCGCGCTGAACCCGTTAAAAAGGCTGAGGTATTCAAGGCATATAAAATATATGGAATTATAACACACTGAAAAATAGTAAATAAATTTTACGCAAGCAACGCTAATCGGAAATAATACTTATTTTAACTTATCAGACAACGTCACGTATCGTTATTACCAATTTATCTGAAAGGAAGCATAAATCGGTAAATTTTTATTTTCTGAGATTGAATATTGCACTGGCTAATATATGATAATGATTATCATTAATACGTATAGGTCTGCCAATGAATCTCTCCATGAGCGCCTGGCTACAGCACAAGATTGATGAATATAAGTTCTCCATCCGTGATATTGCCGTCGACTTTTATATGGCTCAGGCAAAACTTAATAAGCCAGACTGCACGCCGGAACAGCTGCGCAACTTTAACAACACCTGCCTGGATATGGCTGAACTCTGCCAGATGAACGGCGACGACCATAGCTATCTGCATGTGCTTGGTAAATTACATCATCGCCTGCTTCAGGAATTGGGTAATACCGACAGGGACCGTCTTTTTCGCATGCAGGCATGGCAGCTTGCCCGAAATTCACTGACCCGCCTCTGCCACCAGCTGGCGATGAGCTGTGAATGGGAAAAAGCCACTGCGCTACAAAGCGATTTTGTCAAACATGCTTAGTGGATTATGTAACCATCGGCAAGTTTATCAGCACGGTGTAATTGACTCAGCCACTATCACAGCCGTAGTCAGGCGAGAAGAACAGCAGAGTCGCTGCGTTGGGTCTAAGATATCGATTTGCCAGACCTGATGCCTACGTCCAAGGTGTTGTGAACGGCATACGCCCCGTACCCACCCTTCACTGACCGCTCTGACATGGTTGGCGTTCACCTCCAGACCCACAATGTAATCTTCTCCTGAAGTACACAGCCAGCCTGCGACTGACCCCAGCGTTTCCGCCAGAACCACCGATGCACCACCATGCAGCAGGCCGAAAGGCTGTCGGGTACGGTTATCCACCGGCATGGTTGCTTCAAGGCTTTCATCATTGATGGCGATAAAGCGTATTCCAAGCACTGACAGGATATTTCCCTCTCCGCTCTGGTTTAACTGTTGCAAAGACGTTTCACGCCGCCAAATTGCCATTACACCAGCTCCAGTAAAGCCTGTAAGGGGTGTCGCATACCATTGCCTTCAACGCGTTTTACCTGGCTGCGGCAGGAATAGCCCGTGGCAAGACAGCGGCGTCGCGGCAGTTTTTGCAATGCCTGATGCCACGACAGTTCATAAATCCCCAACGAGTTGGACAAATTTTTTGCTTCGTGGCCATAGGTTCCCGCCATCCCGCAACAGCCCACGCTGATATTTTCCAGTTTTGCACCAAATCGCGCAAAAATAGCCTGCCATTGTTGACCCGAAGCAGGGAGTGCCGTGGTCTCGGTACAATGCCCGAAGAGATACCAGGCTTCGCCACTTTGCTCACAACTGTTCACTGTCGTTTCAGGCAGCACCTGCTGCAACCATTCATGTACCAGCTGAACATGGAAATCGCCACGCCGATCGGCAAGAACCTCTTGGTATTCGTGGCGATAGCAAAGCACCAGGGATGGGTCAACACCAACCATCGGCAGACCCAACGCGGCTACGCGGTTAAGAAAATCTGCTGTCTTTTGAGCCGTACGGGCGAAACGCTGCAAAAAGCCTTTGATATGTTGCGGCTTGCCGTTCGGTGAAAAAGGCAGCACCAGCGGCTGATACCCCAGCTTCTCAATCAGCCTGACAAAATCAGCCACCAGCTGCGCGTCGTAATAGCTGGTAAATGGGTCCTGCACTACCAAAACATAATCCCGGCGATGGCTTACGCTAAGATGTTCGAGTTGTTCCAATGTGGTGGTTATCGCCGGTTTTCCAGCCAGCTGCTGACGAAGGCCGGGCGACGACAGCAGCGGTAAATCAACCATCCCGACGTGCTGTTTACTTAACCGACTCACCAGCGGTTGTCGCATAAAAAAGTTAAAGAATCGAGGAGCGCGTGCCATGACGGGTGCATAACTCTCCACCGAGGCGACCAGATGATCGCTCAATGGACGAAGATAGCGCGTGTGATAAAGCTGCAGAAAACGTGCGCGGAATCCGGGAACGTCGATTTTAATTGGACATTGTGTTGAACAGGCTTTACAAGCCAGACAGCCAGACATCGCTTCTTTGACTTCATGAGAGAAATCATATTCTCCACGGCGGGCATACCAGCTGTTGCGCATACGCTCAACCAGCGTGCGCAGGCTCAGTTTTTTTTCCGGTAGCCGTTTTTCCAGTTCAAGTGGGTCAACGCCCTGCTCTGCCAGCAGCCGCAGCCATTCCCGGGTCAGGGTTGCGCGGCCTTTTGGTGAATGAATGCGATTACCGCTAATTTTCATTGAAGGACACATCGGGCTGCGCACATCAAAATTGAAACATAAGCCGTTACCATTACATTCCATCGCACCGCGCCAGTTGGTCCGAACATTAACCGGAATCTGGCGATCCCAGCTGCTGCGCCTGGGAGCATCTACGCGCATCACCGGCGCATCAAGCCCAAATGGTGCACAAATCTTTCCGGGATTCAGTCGATTTTGCGGATCGAACGCCGCTTTAATCAGGCGAAGGTCGTTGTACAATTCTTCACCGAAAAAAGACGGGCTGTATTCCGCACGAAAGCCTTTACCATGTTCGCCCCACAACAATCCCCCATAGCGCTCGGTCAATGCCACCACCTCATCGGAAATTCGTTTCACCAAAATCTCCTGCTGGGGATCACACATATCCAGCGCCGGACGCACATGTAATACACCGGCATCAACGTGACCAAACATTCCGTAACTCA from Erwinia tracheiphila harbors:
- the sufD gene encoding Fe-S cluster assembly protein SufD, with the protein product MAGLPTRSNENALQEWHHLFESSREHRSMQAQQHWQQVLRLGLPTRKHENWKYTPLDGLLAQHFVLPAASGLSASDVAGLVLNIDAVKLVFVDGRFNAELSDKTLDLFNIQVSRTSDRRELSTPVQPEVFLHLTESLADEVTTIHLPRGKTAARALYLLHISSGSAPSQMNTSHYRHHLQLGEAASATVIEHYVSLDEASHFTGARFTAAVGNNAVLNHYKLAFEHTSSYHFSHNDLVIGRDARVQSDTFLLGSGLARHNTSVQLNGEGSELGINSLMLPVEKEVCDSRTYLEHNKGHCLSRQMHKTIVRDKARAVFNGHIKVAKYALKTDGQMTNNNLLLGRLAEVDTKPQLEIYADDVKCSHGATIGRIDDEQMFYLRARGISEASAQRMIIYAFAAELTEAITDEVLKNAVMQRIAHRFPGGIK
- the sufC gene encoding Fe-S cluster assembly ATPase SufC, which gives rise to MLSIKDLQVSIEDKAILCGLNLEVKPGEVHAIMGPNGSGKSTLSATLAGREEYEITGGSVHFKGKDLLELSPEDRAGEGIFMAFQYPVEIPGVSNQFFLQTAVNAVRKYRNSEALDRFDFQDFIEDKIQLLKMPEDLLTRSVNVGFSGGEKKRNDILQMAALEPELCILDETDSGLDIDALKIVAGGVNTLRDGKRSFIIVTHYQRILDYIKPDFVHVLYQGKIVKSGDFTLVKQLEEQGYGWLTDQE
- the sufB gene encoding Fe-S cluster assembly protein SufB, with product MSRNTETSDDVQVWEGNHQKYKEGFFTQLQTEEFEHGISEDVVRAISAKRNEPEWMLDFRLRAFAAWLEMEEPHWLKANYTSLNYQDYSYYSAPSCGNCDDSCASEPGAQQTSGVQTPNYLTEEVENAFKQLGVPVREGQEVAVDAIFDSVSVSTTYRSKLAEQGIIFCSFGEAIHDHPELVKQYLGTVVPANDNFFAALNSAVASDGTFVYIPKGVRCPMELSTYFRINAAKTGQFERTILIADEGSYVSYIEGCSAPVRDSYQLHAAVVEVIIHKDAEVKYSTVQNWFSGGESEGGILNFVTKRALCEGENSKMSWTQSETGSAITWKYPSVILRGDNSIGEFFSVALTSGHQQADTGTKMIHIGKNTKSTIISKGISAGKSQNTYRGLVKIMPTATNARNFTQCDSMLIGAECGAHTFPYVEARNNTAQLEHEATTSRIGEDQLFYCLQRGISEDDAISMIVNGFCKDVFSELPLEFAVEAQKLLAISLEHSVG
- the sufA gene encoding Fe-S cluster assembly scaffold SufA; this encodes MSSATTDSFSPDDFIWKGLTITDSAARQIISLAGSDPEIKGLKLGVKTSGCAGFGYTMDLIKNPADDDLVYTHQGATLYVPLQAMPFIDGTEVDFVREGLNQIFKFNNPKAQHACGCGESFGVE
- a CDS encoding hotdog fold thioesterase gives rise to the protein MAIWRRETSLQQLNQSGEGNILSVLGIRFIAINDESLEATMPVDNRTRQPFGLLHGGASVVLAETLGSVAGWLCTSGEDYIVGLEVNANHVRAVSEGWVRGVCRSQHLGRRHQVWQIDILDPTQRLCCSSRLTTAVIVAESITPC
- the ydiJ gene encoding D-2-hydroxyglutarate dehydrogenase YdiJ, whose product is MIPQISQTPGLVQLVLDFLQALQQQGFTGDTATSYADRLTMSTDNSIYQLLPDAVLFPRSSADVMLIARLAGEGRFQTLVFTPRGGGTGTNGQSLNQGIVVDMSRHMKRIIDINVEQGWVKVEAGVIKDQLNAFLKPYGFFFSPELSTSNRATLGGMINTDASGQGSLFYGKTSDHVLGLRAVLPGGDMLDTRPVPMMLAEQLANEQNQEGHIYRTVLERCRDRRQLIMDKFPKLNRFLTGYDLRHVISDDLQQVDLSRLLCGSEGTLAFITEAKLNITPIPRVRRLVNIKYDSFDSALRSAPFLVEARALSVETVDSKVLNLAREDIVWHSVSELIVDVPGQDMLGLNIVEFAGDDRALIDSQVASLCGQIDALMASKAAGMIGYQLCDDVSGIERIYTMRKKAVGLLGNAKGRAKPIPFVEDTCVPPEHLADYIVEFRALLDRHNLSYGMFGHVDAGVLHVRPALDMCDPQQEILVKRISDEVVALTERYGGLLWGEHGKGFRAEYSPSFFGEELYNDLRLIKAAFDPQNRLNPGKICAPFGLDAPVMRVDAPRRSSWDRQIPVNVRTNWRGAMECNGNGLCFNFDVRSPMCPSMKISGNRIHSPKGRATLTREWLRLLAEQGVDPLELEKRLPEKKLSLRTLVERMRNSWYARRGEYDFSHEVKEAMSGCLACKACSTQCPIKIDVPGFRARFLQLYHTRYLRPLSDHLVASVESYAPVMARAPRFFNFFMRQPLVSRLSKQHVGMVDLPLLSSPGLRQQLAGKPAITTTLEQLEHLSVSHRRDYVLVVQDPFTSYYDAQLVADFVRLIEKLGYQPLVLPFSPNGKPQHIKGFLQRFARTAQKTADFLNRVAALGLPMVGVDPSLVLCYRHEYQEVLADRRGDFHVQLVHEWLQQVLPETTVNSCEQSGEAWYLFGHCTETTALPASGQQWQAIFARFGAKLENISVGCCGMAGTYGHEAKNLSNSLGIYELSWHQALQKLPRRRCLATGYSCRSQVKRVEGNGMRHPLQALLELV